One genomic region from Sphingobacterium sp. UGAL515B_05 encodes:
- a CDS encoding Gfo/Idh/MocA family oxidoreductase gives MNHYLSRRSFVKQSVIAAGAVMLSNSVLGNINLAKPNERVNLACVGLGNRAADIIKELYKTGLCNIVALCDVDLGAKHTQEILGMFPDAPKFKDFRVMFDKMGNQIDAVSVGTPDFSHFAITMLALDLGKHVYVEKPMARTFLEVELMANKARKNPKLATQMGNQGHSEANYFQFKAWKDAGIIKDVTRIDAHMNMPRRWHGWDVNMKGFPAAEMIPETLDWDLWQMQTIGHNYNKDFVNGQWRCWYDFGMGALGDWGAHILDTAHEFLDLGLPTEVSAVKLDGYNSYFFPMSSTLKFHFPKRKKMPAVDINWYDGLDNLPPIPEGYGVSGLDPNIPAPSTGKLEPAKLNPGKIIYSKDLIFKGGSHASTLQIIPEAKAKDMESRLPEVPKSPSNHFANFLKGCKGEEKTRSAFEIAGPLSQVFCLGVIAQRLNSKLILNTQTKEVTNDKFANALLAGPPPARGWEQYYKM, from the coding sequence ATGAATCATTATTTATCGCGCAGAAGCTTTGTTAAACAGTCTGTTATCGCTGCAGGAGCTGTGATGTTGTCTAATAGCGTCTTGGGAAATATCAATTTGGCCAAGCCAAATGAGCGTGTCAATCTGGCCTGTGTAGGCTTGGGAAATAGGGCTGCCGACATCATTAAAGAGCTCTATAAAACAGGACTTTGTAATATTGTTGCGCTCTGTGATGTTGATCTTGGTGCGAAACATACGCAGGAAATTTTGGGAATGTTTCCCGATGCACCTAAGTTTAAGGATTTTCGGGTGATGTTTGACAAAATGGGAAATCAGATCGATGCTGTAAGTGTCGGGACTCCCGACTTCTCGCACTTTGCCATAACAATGCTTGCACTGGATTTGGGTAAACATGTTTACGTGGAAAAACCTATGGCGAGAACATTCCTAGAAGTTGAACTGATGGCAAATAAAGCCCGGAAAAACCCTAAACTTGCTACCCAAATGGGAAATCAGGGGCACTCCGAAGCCAATTACTTTCAGTTTAAAGCCTGGAAAGATGCCGGTATTATTAAGGATGTGACGCGCATTGATGCACACATGAATATGCCGCGTAGATGGCATGGTTGGGATGTGAATATGAAGGGTTTTCCTGCCGCAGAGATGATTCCCGAAACATTAGATTGGGATCTTTGGCAAATGCAGACCATAGGTCATAATTATAATAAGGATTTTGTAAATGGTCAGTGGCGTTGTTGGTATGATTTTGGAATGGGGGCATTGGGCGATTGGGGTGCACATATATTGGATACAGCGCATGAATTTTTAGATTTGGGGCTTCCGACAGAAGTGTCCGCGGTGAAGCTCGATGGGTATAATTCCTATTTTTTCCCCATGTCTTCAACCTTAAAATTTCATTTCCCAAAAAGGAAAAAGATGCCAGCTGTAGATATCAATTGGTACGATGGACTGGATAATTTGCCACCTATACCCGAAGGCTATGGTGTTTCTGGATTGGATCCTAATATTCCTGCACCGAGTACAGGAAAATTGGAGCCTGCCAAACTAAATCCTGGGAAAATTATCTATAGCAAGGATTTGATATTCAAAGGTGGTTCCCATGCCAGTACCTTGCAGATTATTCCCGAAGCGAAAGCCAAGGACATGGAATCTAGGCTGCCGGAAGTGCCAAAATCACCATCAAACCACTTTGCTAATTTCTTAAAAGGTTGTAAAGGCGAAGAAAAAACCCGCTCGGCTTTTGAAATTGCAGGTCCTTTGAGCCAGGTGTTTTGCTTAGGTGTAATTGCACAACGTTTAAACAGTAAGTTGATCTTGAATACACAGACAAAAGAAGTGACGAATGATAAGTTTGCCAATGCACTCTTAGCAGGTCCTCCACCTGCAAGAGGCTGGGAGCAGTATTATAAGATGTAA
- a CDS encoding DUF1080 domain-containing protein has product MKRNALFKSVLMAAMVSNAVLSYAQADKSNEKGWTNLFDGKTLNGWKSVGGKAPYSIEGDAIVGRMTKGTPNSFLITEKEYGDFILELDVKLEGNETNSGIQTRSHLDPKANDGRGRVYGRQVEIDPSARAWTGGIYDEARRGWIYPLDLNENAKKAYKVEEYNHIRIEAIGDELRTWINDIPVAYVVDTIDRSGFIGLQVHGIPPKLDGKKVYFKNIKIKTTDLKSKGFPKDLYIVNLKPNDLADAEKKKGVKLLFDGKTNKGWRSIHGDKFPERGWEVKDGQMTVQKSDGGESTNGGDIVTKDKYAVFDLSFEFKLSPGANSGVKYFVTLKEKSKGSAIGLEYQVLDDALHPDAKLGRDGNRTLASLYDLITSNRDDRARRPIGEWNRGRVVVTADNKVEHYLNGIKMLSYERGSKAFKDLVQISKYKDWENFGEAKEGFILLQDHGDRVSFRSIKINTPN; this is encoded by the coding sequence ATGAAAAGAAATGCACTATTTAAATCTGTTTTAATGGCAGCTATGGTCAGCAATGCTGTCTTGTCGTATGCTCAGGCAGATAAAAGTAATGAGAAAGGTTGGACAAACCTTTTTGATGGAAAAACGCTAAATGGTTGGAAATCTGTTGGAGGAAAAGCTCCTTATTCTATAGAGGGAGATGCTATCGTAGGTCGAATGACAAAAGGTACGCCCAATTCTTTTTTAATCACGGAAAAAGAATATGGTGATTTCATATTGGAGCTGGATGTTAAACTTGAGGGTAATGAAACAAACTCAGGTATTCAGACCCGAAGCCATCTTGATCCAAAGGCTAACGATGGGCGCGGACGTGTATATGGAAGGCAAGTAGAAATAGACCCCTCTGCCCGTGCATGGACAGGTGGAATCTATGATGAGGCGCGTCGTGGATGGATTTATCCACTCGATTTAAATGAAAATGCTAAAAAAGCCTATAAAGTAGAGGAATATAATCATATTCGAATTGAAGCCATTGGTGATGAACTGCGCACTTGGATCAATGATATTCCTGTTGCTTATGTCGTTGATACGATCGATAGGTCTGGTTTTATCGGCTTGCAGGTGCATGGTATTCCACCTAAACTGGACGGAAAGAAAGTGTACTTTAAGAATATTAAAATAAAAACAACCGACCTCAAATCAAAAGGTTTTCCAAAAGATCTTTATATCGTGAACTTGAAGCCAAATGACTTGGCTGATGCTGAAAAGAAGAAGGGGGTTAAGCTTTTGTTTGACGGTAAAACCAATAAGGGCTGGCGGAGTATACATGGCGATAAATTTCCGGAACGTGGCTGGGAAGTTAAGGATGGACAAATGACTGTTCAGAAATCCGACGGTGGAGAATCAACCAATGGTGGTGATATCGTCACAAAAGATAAATACGCTGTGTTTGATCTTTCATTTGAATTTAAGCTTAGTCCGGGAGCAAATAGTGGCGTTAAGTATTTTGTGACTTTAAAAGAAAAATCAAAAGGATCTGCTATTGGTTTGGAATATCAGGTGCTGGATGATGCTTTACACCCTGACGCGAAGTTGGGACGCGATGGAAATCGTACGTTGGCATCGCTTTATGATCTCATTACGTCCAATCGTGATGATCGCGCACGTAGACCGATCGGTGAGTGGAATAGAGGTCGGGTTGTTGTTACAGCAGATAACAAAGTTGAACACTATTTAAATGGAATTAAGATGCTGTCTTATGAGCGGGGCTCAAAAGCGTTTAAAGACTTGGTTCAGATCAGCAAATATAAAGATTGGGAAAACTTTGGCGAAGCGAAGGAAGGTTTTATTCTTCTCCAGGACCACGGTGATCGTGTGTCATTTCGCAGTATCAAAATCAATACACCGAATTAA
- a CDS encoding glycoside hydrolase family 32 protein translates to MYKVSLLFISIVALVLNTNGQNLSTQSFQATHRYLKIPIKNGAPKRHVEVWLGNDKVRWFDVELADSTYDWIAYLDIGKWKGHQLKVVANTSDKEIPLFNPIAQSDTDDNDKVYAEDRRGQFHFSAKRGWLNDPNGLVFFNGQYHLFFQHNPYGTNWGNMHWGHAVSSDLLHWKELGEALYPDESGVMFSGGAVVDSNNTAGFGKNGVTNPMILFYTAAEKSWGQGLAYSLDGQKFEKMPNHILDKITAGNRDPKVIWHAPSKQWVLVLYVEEEQEQHTMQIFTSKDLKIWTFASKIKGGRGNDRYLFECPEFFELAVDGNPNNKKWVLTGANSQYAIGEFDGKSFHLEIERLFSQYGRDYYAAQTFSNEPKKRRIEIGWWRTHTNQGNSAFNQSMSIPMELKLKSTEKGIRLFREPVTELQKLRKEKLSINRKKISSNDSSLFQQFNAEIAELDLVIDPQQAKNIQINVRGLAINYNVSTEELLVDNVRAIVPLRNKKLVFKLFVDRTGLELFAQNGEVYMPINYNFDRNNITYELLAFNGEAVLESADLYTLDSIWLK, encoded by the coding sequence ATGTATAAAGTATCCCTGCTCTTTATAAGCATTGTAGCATTGGTCCTTAATACCAATGGTCAAAATTTATCAACCCAATCTTTTCAGGCAACCCATCGGTATCTTAAAATTCCAATTAAAAATGGTGCTCCCAAACGTCATGTTGAGGTATGGCTGGGAAACGATAAAGTAAGGTGGTTTGATGTCGAACTGGCAGATAGTACCTATGATTGGATAGCCTATCTTGATATAGGGAAGTGGAAGGGACATCAGCTTAAGGTGGTGGCAAATACATCAGACAAAGAAATTCCTTTGTTTAATCCTATTGCACAGAGCGATACCGATGATAACGATAAGGTCTATGCTGAAGATCGAAGGGGACAATTTCATTTTTCGGCCAAGAGAGGTTGGTTGAACGATCCGAATGGTCTGGTCTTTTTTAATGGACAATATCACCTGTTTTTTCAACATAATCCCTATGGAACCAATTGGGGCAATATGCATTGGGGGCATGCCGTGTCCTCCGATCTGTTGCATTGGAAGGAATTGGGAGAGGCTTTATATCCAGACGAATCTGGCGTCATGTTTAGCGGTGGAGCTGTCGTGGATAGTAACAATACCGCTGGTTTTGGAAAAAATGGGGTAACAAACCCCATGATCCTGTTTTATACGGCTGCGGAGAAATCATGGGGACAGGGATTGGCATACAGCTTGGATGGTCAGAAATTTGAGAAAATGCCAAACCATATTTTGGATAAAATAACAGCAGGAAACCGAGATCCAAAAGTAATTTGGCATGCCCCCTCAAAGCAATGGGTTCTTGTGCTTTATGTTGAAGAGGAACAGGAACAACACACGATGCAGATTTTTACCTCAAAGGATTTAAAAATATGGACATTTGCGAGCAAAATAAAAGGCGGGCGGGGTAATGACCGTTATTTATTTGAGTGTCCCGAATTCTTTGAATTGGCGGTAGACGGTAACCCGAACAATAAAAAATGGGTTTTGACGGGGGCTAATAGCCAATATGCGATCGGAGAGTTTGATGGAAAATCTTTTCATCTTGAGATCGAACGCCTGTTTAGTCAATATGGTCGTGATTATTATGCCGCGCAAACTTTTAGCAATGAACCGAAGAAGCGACGCATTGAAATCGGCTGGTGGCGCACACATACAAATCAAGGGAACTCCGCTTTTAATCAATCCATGAGTATTCCAATGGAACTCAAATTGAAAAGTACGGAAAAGGGTATTCGCCTTTTTCGGGAGCCGGTGACAGAATTGCAAAAATTAAGAAAAGAAAAACTCAGCATCAACCGAAAGAAAATTAGTTCGAACGATTCAAGTTTGTTTCAGCAGTTCAACGCTGAAATTGCTGAATTGGATTTGGTCATCGATCCACAACAAGCCAAAAATATTCAGATCAATGTGCGGGGCCTGGCAATTAATTATAACGTTTCGACGGAAGAGCTCCTTGTTGATAATGTGAGGGCCATAGTACCTTTACGAAATAAAAAGTTAGTATTCAAGTTGTTTGTAGATCGGACTGGGCTCGAACTTTTTGCGCAAAATGGAGAAGTTTACATGCCCATAAATTATAATTTTGATCGGAATAATATAACTTATGAGCTCCTCGCTTTTAATGGTGAAGCCGTATTGGAATCTGCCGACCTCTATACGCTTGACAGTATATGGCTTAAATAA